A section of the Spirosoma pollinicola genome encodes:
- a CDS encoding acyl-CoA dehydrogenase family protein produces the protein MDTIFTTERVRPLLARVREFVETELIPLEVGFSHNKLTDLIPVLDQKRTLVKAVGLWGLHLSEQDGGHGLTLCEFGQISEALAHAPFFGHYVFGCQAPDIGNTELLHKFASSELKERYLKPLMAGEIRSCFSMTEPEFAGSNPTRMATLAVRDGDDYVINGRKWFTSSADGSTFAVVMAVTNPDAVPHQRASMIIVPTDTPGFTIERNIPVFGEAGEGWFSHAEVTYTNCRVPLSNVIAGEGMGFRLAQERLGPGRVHHCMRWVGNAEKAFDLMCKRAVSREIEDGVMLGEKQFIQDFISESRAEIDACRLYVLNTAHMIDTVGVSNVRDAVSAIKFYVANAFLRVLDRAIQVHGALGVTDDTVLSAMYRHERGARIWDGADEVHKQNMAISILKKYGLDIKQKARELRQFRQMMEREKMLNDL, from the coding sequence ATGGATACGATTTTCACTACCGAACGCGTCAGGCCGTTGCTTGCACGGGTTCGCGAATTTGTCGAAACGGAATTGATTCCGCTCGAAGTTGGCTTTTCTCATAATAAACTAACCGATCTGATACCGGTTCTTGACCAGAAACGAACGCTTGTAAAAGCTGTTGGTTTGTGGGGGTTGCATCTGTCCGAACAGGATGGCGGGCATGGCCTTACCCTCTGCGAGTTCGGGCAAATAAGTGAAGCACTGGCTCATGCGCCCTTTTTTGGTCATTATGTATTTGGCTGTCAGGCTCCCGATATTGGCAACACCGAGCTGCTTCACAAGTTCGCATCCAGCGAGTTGAAAGAGCGGTACTTAAAACCACTCATGGCGGGCGAAATCCGGTCCTGTTTTTCGATGACCGAACCCGAATTTGCCGGTTCAAATCCCACCCGCATGGCTACACTGGCTGTACGGGATGGCGATGACTATGTTATTAATGGCCGCAAATGGTTCACCTCATCGGCAGATGGGTCGACGTTTGCGGTGGTGATGGCGGTGACTAATCCCGACGCGGTTCCCCATCAGCGTGCCAGCATGATAATTGTCCCTACCGATACACCGGGTTTCACTATAGAGCGCAACATTCCGGTGTTTGGCGAAGCGGGTGAGGGCTGGTTCAGCCATGCCGAAGTGACCTATACAAATTGCCGGGTGCCGCTCTCAAATGTCATTGCGGGCGAAGGCATGGGCTTTCGGCTGGCTCAGGAGCGACTTGGGCCTGGACGCGTTCATCACTGCATGCGGTGGGTTGGTAATGCCGAAAAAGCGTTTGACCTTATGTGCAAACGCGCTGTTTCGCGCGAAATTGAAGACGGCGTCATGCTGGGCGAAAAGCAGTTTATTCAGGATTTTATCTCCGAAAGCCGGGCCGAAATAGATGCCTGTCGGTTATATGTGCTGAACACGGCCCACATGATAGACACAGTTGGTGTAAGCAACGTGCGTGATGCCGTATCTGCCATTAAATTCTATGTTGCCAATGCATTTCTACGCGTTCTCGACCGGGCCATTCAGGTGCATGGAGCGTTGGGTGTTACAGATGATACCGTTCTATCGGCAATGTACCGCCACGAACGGGGAGCGCGTATCTGGGATGGGGCCGATGAGGTTCATAAACAGAACATGGCGATCAGTATCCTGAAAAAATATGGATTAGATATTAAGCAGAAAGCACGGGAGTTGCGGCAATTCCGCCAGATGATGGAGAGAGAGAAAATGCTGAATGATTTATGA
- a CDS encoding 1-aminocyclopropane-1-carboxylate deaminase/D-cysteine desulfhydrase, whose product MGELARQLAELVSNSPLEPLIDPFPESVAINLLLKRDDLLHPLVSGNKWRKLKYNLLAAREQGFTTLLTFGGAYSNHLFALAAAGKTFGFRTIGVVRGNELAGKPLNETLTFCQQSGMQLHFVSREAYRQKETPAFLAELTARIGPCYIVPEGGTNELAIKGTAEIILEITTQLGYAPDYVCCAVGTGGTVAGLAQSASAQTSVLGFVVLKVPDSLWLSTLFPPTARGCRVHDYHFGGYAKTTSDLLNFIRGFEQKTGVLLEQVYTGKMLYGIYDLARKGYFPAGATVVAVHTGGLQGRSAELDK is encoded by the coding sequence ATGGGCGAACTTGCCCGGCAACTTGCCGAATTGGTGAGTAACTCGCCACTTGAGCCACTCATCGACCCCTTCCCTGAATCGGTAGCCATCAACTTGTTGCTGAAGCGTGACGATTTGCTGCATCCGTTGGTATCGGGCAACAAGTGGCGCAAACTAAAATACAACCTACTTGCCGCTCGAGAACAGGGGTTTACAACCTTGCTGACGTTTGGCGGGGCTTATTCAAATCACCTTTTTGCCCTGGCTGCGGCTGGCAAGACGTTTGGTTTTCGAACCATAGGCGTTGTGCGGGGGAATGAACTAGCCGGAAAGCCACTAAACGAAACGCTGACTTTTTGCCAACAGAGCGGTATGCAGTTGCACTTCGTGAGTCGGGAAGCGTATCGACAAAAAGAAACACCAGCGTTTCTTGCGGAGTTGACTGCTCGAATTGGGCCTTGTTATATTGTGCCCGAAGGCGGAACGAATGAACTAGCTATTAAAGGCACTGCCGAAATCATTCTCGAAATAACGACCCAATTGGGTTATGCGCCCGATTATGTGTGTTGTGCCGTTGGAACGGGCGGCACTGTGGCGGGGTTGGCACAATCGGCTTCAGCACAGACGAGTGTGCTGGGCTTTGTTGTGTTGAAAGTACCCGACAGCCTCTGGCTGTCGACCTTGTTCCCGCCGACAGCCAGAGGCTGTCGGGTACATGACTATCATTTCGGCGGGTACGCCAAAACCACCTCCGACTTGTTGAATTTCATCAGGGGCTTTGAACAGAAAACGGGCGTATTGCTGGAGCAGGTTTACACCGGTAAAATGCTTTACGGAATCTATGACCTCGCCCGAAAAGGGTACTTTCCAGCGGGTGCAACCGTTGTGGCGGTGCATACAGGCGGCTTGCAGGGGCGAAGTGCGGAACTGGACAAATAA